Proteins from a genomic interval of Rosa chinensis cultivar Old Blush chromosome 2, RchiOBHm-V2, whole genome shotgun sequence:
- the LOC112184623 gene encoding uncharacterized protein LOC112184623 — MDVYLLGSSQEWFKAGCKSIIGLDRAHLKGPFGGQLLIAVAVDANNTSWVVAYAMVEMETKDARIWFMELLVKDLDNQHEGRGWVFISDKQKGLIPAFEEVVQRAHIRFCVRHMWTNFTKHFLGKVMKDQMWAYAKATTLPYFKKEMNEMKSLDNDAYKWMTEFQGLDIRCSGQTPVTLFEELRVKLMRWIAVRKEKMEGYHGNIYPKPKAIIERNRKKVVVNCIATFNGGNIAEVDNIEGSKNVVKLAMRTCTCRRWDLTGIPCKHAISAIYMKREDPDTLNRKRKNSNEEGQTSENQHPRDLLDIGVVTWLLLVSYLLKSKKAKKQSMTNNELRQKAKERVEYKG; from the exons ATGGATGTATATTTGCTTGGGAGCTCTCAAGAATGGTTCAAGGCTGGATGCAAATCTATCATTGGACTAGATAGGGCACACCTGAAGGGACCTTTTGGGGGCCAACTGTTAATAGCTGTAGCAGTTGATGCAAATAATACATCATGGGTCGTGGCATATGCGATGGTGGAGATGGAAACCAAGGATGCACGAATTTGGTTTATGGAGTTATTGGTGAAGGATCTGGACAATCAACATGAAGGAAGGGGTTGGGTGTTTATAAGTGATAAACAGAAAGGTTTAATACCTGCATTTGAAGAGGTAGTCCAAAGGGCTCacattagattttgtgtgaggCATATGTGGACAAACTTCACAAAGCACTTTCTCGGAAAGGTCATGAAGGATCAAATGTGGGCTTATGCCAAGGCAACCACCTTGCCTTAttttaaaaaagaaatgaaTGAGATGAAAAGCCTAGATAATGATGCCTACAAGTGGATGACAG AGTTTCAAGGCCTGGATATTAGATGCTCGGGGCAAACCCCTGTGACTCTGTTTGAAGAATTAAGGGTGAAGCTAATGAGATGGATTGCAGTGAGGAAGGAAAAAATGGAAGGGTACCATGGGAATATCTACCCCAAGCCAAAGGCTATTATAGAGAGAAACAGGAAAAAGGTTGTTGTGAACTGTATTGCAACATTCAATGGTGGAAATATTGCTGAGGTTGACAATATTGAGGGATCAAAGAACGTAGTGAAACTTGCAATGAGGACATGCACTTGTAGGAGGTGGGACTTGACTGGAATCCCCTGCAAGCATGCTATTTCTGCCATATACATGAAGAGGGAAGACCCagatacattgaataggaagaGGAAGAATTCCAATGAGGAGGGACAAACTTCTGAAAATCAG CACCCTAGAGACCTGCTAGACATTGGTGTAGTTACATGGTTATTACTTGTTTCTTATTTGTTGAAGTCcaagaaagccaagaaacagTCCATGACCAATAATGAATTGAGGcagaaagccaaagaaagggTAGAGTACAAAGGGTAA